In Desulfosediminicola ganghwensis, a single window of DNA contains:
- a CDS encoding SUMF1/EgtB/PvdO family nonheme iron enzyme — protein MEYIRSILLVIALVASGMQTSGAAQSLQEQNERMFTRLIEVHNLSAAQAAMVRAIFAGSPYIGQGNPAVSRHPASVEECRAKLDSLSLNYENMRYEKICGAKYMAPLYDPEHERAEDAEACIDQFEFPNIPCEYPVVWVRTREAAEICSAMGKRLCDAHEWEGGCAGELTPPDYRFNLAKGVTANEAVRRMRIAHNNANKADKTWSYGPRYQKGICAANSSKSSGCNGGGWKQCGSNTYPVGFFPECRSSLDVYDLNGNAAEHMNLPLAEEQMASKGSSTLGYTEMKGSWFIFDTYRAHEDWCRWRAPYWHGSRVMSEHSHHNYHLGFRCCKGLTGEKDAE, from the coding sequence ATGGAATATATTCGGTCAATCCTGCTGGTCATCGCTCTCGTTGCTTCGGGAATGCAGACATCTGGCGCAGCCCAGTCATTGCAAGAGCAGAATGAGAGAATGTTTACCCGTTTAATCGAGGTCCACAACCTGTCTGCTGCACAGGCGGCAATGGTACGTGCGATCTTTGCCGGTTCTCCATATATAGGGCAGGGCAACCCCGCTGTCAGCAGGCACCCCGCTTCAGTGGAGGAATGCAGGGCAAAGCTCGATAGCCTGTCACTCAATTATGAAAATATGCGTTACGAGAAGATCTGCGGTGCCAAGTATATGGCCCCACTTTACGACCCGGAACATGAACGTGCAGAGGATGCTGAAGCCTGCATTGATCAGTTCGAATTTCCCAATATACCCTGCGAATATCCGGTAGTCTGGGTACGCACCCGGGAAGCGGCCGAGATCTGTTCTGCCATGGGAAAACGGTTATGTGATGCCCATGAGTGGGAGGGTGGTTGCGCAGGCGAATTAACACCTCCTGATTATCGGTTTAATCTGGCGAAAGGAGTCACTGCCAATGAAGCTGTCCGTCGCATGCGCATTGCCCACAATAATGCCAATAAAGCAGATAAGACATGGAGCTATGGCCCTCGATACCAAAAAGGCATCTGCGCGGCAAATAGTTCGAAATCTTCCGGCTGTAATGGTGGAGGCTGGAAGCAGTGCGGGTCAAACACCTATCCTGTCGGTTTCTTTCCCGAATGTCGAAGTTCATTGGATGTCTACGACCTTAACGGAAACGCGGCTGAGCATATGAACCTGCCGTTGGCAGAGGAACAGATGGCCAGCAAAGGGAGTTCCACCCTGGGTTATACCGAGATGAAAGGCAGCTGGTTTATCTTTGATACATACAGGGCACATGAAGATTGGTGCCGATGGCGGGCACCATACTGGCATGGCAGCAGGGTTATGTCAGAACACAGCCACCATAATTACCATCTTGGGTTCCGTTGCTGCAAAGGGCTTACAGGCGAGAAAGACGCAGAGTGA
- a CDS encoding SDR family oxidoreductase: MANRFIFGVTSSIAEATARLFAVDGDNLFLVARDQVKLHIIADDLRVRGAGKVFTAVVDARAFDTHRQLFEDAFTALESIDTILIAHGTLPDQKSCEASFEELRKEFETNGLAVMSLLTHAANQLVQQGSGTLCVISSVAGDRGRQSNYVYGAAKGAVSVFLQGLRNRLSSCGVHVMTVKPGFVDTPMTRDFDKNMLWTTPEKIASGIYNALQKKKDIVYLPWFWALIMWIIRLIPEPIFKRLRL; encoded by the coding sequence ATGGCCAATAGATTTATATTTGGAGTTACCTCTTCTATTGCCGAAGCTACTGCGCGCCTGTTTGCAGTTGATGGCGATAATCTTTTTCTGGTCGCAAGAGACCAGGTCAAATTGCATATTATCGCGGACGATTTACGGGTACGAGGTGCCGGTAAGGTCTTTACAGCAGTTGTTGATGCACGGGCATTTGATACCCACCGGCAATTATTCGAAGATGCGTTTACCGCCCTGGAATCCATTGATACCATCCTGATTGCCCATGGAACGTTGCCCGACCAGAAATCATGTGAAGCGTCTTTTGAAGAACTCCGGAAGGAATTTGAAACAAATGGACTGGCAGTCATGTCATTGCTCACACATGCAGCGAATCAGCTGGTACAACAGGGAAGCGGAACCTTATGTGTTATCAGCTCGGTGGCCGGAGACCGAGGCCGGCAGTCCAACTACGTGTATGGGGCGGCCAAAGGTGCGGTTTCGGTTTTTCTGCAGGGACTTCGCAATCGTCTGAGTTCCTGTGGGGTTCATGTCATGACGGTTAAACCCGGCTTTGTGGATACCCCGATGACCAGAGACTTTGATAAAAACATGTTATGGACAACACCGGAGAAGATCGCATCAGGGATATATAATGCTCTTCAGAAAAAGAAAGACATTGTATATCTCCCCTGGTTCTGGGCATTGATTATGTGGATTATCCGACTTATTCCTGAACCAATATTCAAGCGATTACGTCTTTAA
- a CDS encoding FAD-binding oxidoreductase has product MNWRCQPLPIPAGSEVSWLPFGNGRSYGDVCLNREGLLLDTKPLDRFISFDPKRGILRCESGVLLDDILAVTVPHGWFPPVVPGTRFVTMGGAIANDIHGKNHHSAGTFGCHLRRFELARSDGRRLRCSRSENQELFNATIGGLGLTGLIVWAEISLKRINNQVMDVEVIRFANLGDFFEISEYSDLEYEYTVAWLDSMARGKKFGRGHFVRGNHSACCTKPIAAPKRRLSIPVELPFSLVNRTTARIFNSLYYKKQGRVRSTALVHYESFFFPLDSILHWNRIYGSQGFLQYQCLLPPDSRGKDALEELLTKGAQQGLVSFLGVLKVFGNKLSPGLLSFPRPGITLALDICIDGDNTFRLLDDFDSIVQTVGGAVYPCKDARMSGTAFRNYYPQFAELERMRDPKINSSFWRRISGGENGQ; this is encoded by the coding sequence TTGAACTGGCGCTGTCAACCACTGCCGATTCCTGCTGGCTCCGAGGTTTCATGGCTGCCATTTGGCAATGGACGCTCCTATGGTGATGTTTGCCTGAACAGGGAAGGTTTGCTGCTTGATACCAAACCGTTGGACCGGTTTATTTCATTTGACCCAAAGAGGGGAATCCTCCGTTGCGAAAGCGGGGTGTTGCTGGATGATATTCTTGCGGTAACCGTCCCTCATGGCTGGTTTCCCCCGGTTGTGCCCGGCACCAGGTTTGTCACGATGGGTGGTGCTATTGCCAATGACATCCATGGCAAAAACCATCACAGCGCCGGCACATTTGGTTGCCACTTGCGACGCTTTGAACTGGCTCGCTCCGACGGACGGAGATTGCGCTGTTCCCGATCTGAGAACCAGGAACTGTTCAATGCCACAATTGGCGGGCTTGGCCTCACAGGCCTCATTGTCTGGGCTGAAATCAGTTTGAAGCGTATCAACAACCAGGTCATGGATGTTGAGGTCATTCGTTTTGCAAATCTTGGCGATTTCTTTGAGATCTCAGAATATTCTGATCTGGAATATGAGTATACGGTAGCCTGGCTTGACAGTATGGCCAGGGGTAAAAAATTTGGCAGAGGCCACTTTGTCCGTGGAAACCATTCAGCGTGCTGCACCAAACCTATAGCAGCTCCTAAACGCAGGTTGAGTATACCGGTCGAACTGCCCTTTTCCCTGGTGAACCGAACAACGGCGCGGATATTCAACTCATTGTATTACAAAAAACAGGGCCGGGTTCGCAGCACAGCTCTTGTACATTATGAATCATTTTTTTTTCCTCTGGATTCAATTCTTCATTGGAATCGCATTTATGGCTCCCAGGGTTTTTTACAATACCAGTGCCTGCTTCCTCCTGACTCGAGAGGAAAAGATGCTCTTGAAGAACTACTGACAAAAGGAGCACAACAAGGCCTTGTCTCGTTTCTCGGGGTCTTGAAAGTCTTCGGCAATAAGCTGTCACCCGGGCTCCTCTCTTTTCCTCGACCTGGAATTACCCTGGCACTGGATATCTGTATCGATGGAGATAACACTTTTCGACTCCTGGACGATTTTGACAGCATTGTTCAAACTGTTGGCGGTGCAGTTTATCCCTGCAAGGATGCCCGCATGTCCGGAACTGCTTTCAGAAACTATTATCCACAGTTTGCGGAGTTGGAACGCATGCGTGATCCGAAAATCAACTCCAGTTTCTGGAGACGAATCTCAGGGGGAGAGAATGGCCAATAG
- a CDS encoding UbiA family prenyltransferase, whose product MADAHTLTTNTSALQETKTSEDTVPLAVDLDGSLLKTDSLIESLLQLLKVNPLFFPVLFFWLFQGKAYLKQQVCRRVTLDVSSLPYNFNILSYLRDQKQSNRKIILVTGSDQHIAQQIFNYLHFFDSVIASDGKTNMTGIQKKERLLAEFGPQGFDYLGNEKEDLHVWRIARQSLVVGSKSFIQQIGASLTNVERNFVIERAGIFEWAQALRLYQWLKNVLVFIPLLAAHRFLEVQLLFSVFVAFFSFGLCASSVYILNDLIDLTEDRRHPRKRFRPFASGTLPLANGIATCIILLVLSVLVGLALPVQFYYILSIYYLTTLAYSLWLKKVVILDVIVLAGLFTIRMLAGSAAVNIWPSSWLLAHSMFLFISLALVKRYSELTTMRLEYGSSATARSYVVNDSTVLAIMGVASAFVSAFVLVLYIMSGSAQLSYGRHNVIWLVCPLLLYWLCYIWLVAHRGKMHDDPMIFALRDRTSRIILLLMAIIMLFAT is encoded by the coding sequence ATGGCTGATGCGCATACCCTAACTACAAATACCAGTGCACTGCAGGAGACAAAGACATCTGAAGATACAGTACCACTTGCTGTTGATTTAGATGGAAGTTTACTCAAAACAGATTCGCTGATTGAATCGTTACTCCAGTTGTTGAAGGTTAATCCTTTGTTTTTCCCGGTATTGTTCTTCTGGTTGTTTCAGGGAAAGGCGTATCTAAAACAACAGGTATGCAGGCGTGTAACGCTAGACGTCAGCAGTTTGCCCTACAATTTCAATATATTGTCATATCTTCGAGATCAAAAACAATCAAATAGAAAAATTATTCTTGTAACGGGTTCAGACCAGCATATCGCTCAACAAATTTTCAACTATCTGCATTTTTTTGATAGCGTCATTGCCAGTGACGGAAAAACCAACATGACCGGCATACAGAAAAAGGAACGCCTTCTGGCAGAATTCGGGCCGCAGGGATTTGATTATCTGGGGAACGAAAAAGAAGATCTTCATGTCTGGCGGATAGCACGACAGAGTCTGGTGGTTGGCTCAAAGAGCTTTATTCAGCAAATCGGCGCCAGCCTGACAAACGTAGAACGAAATTTTGTAATCGAAAGAGCAGGCATATTCGAATGGGCCCAGGCACTCCGACTCTATCAATGGCTAAAAAACGTTTTGGTCTTTATCCCTTTGCTGGCGGCACATCGCTTCCTTGAAGTCCAGCTGTTATTTTCTGTCTTCGTTGCCTTTTTCTCGTTCGGGCTGTGTGCCTCCAGTGTCTATATATTAAATGATCTCATTGACTTGACTGAAGATCGAAGGCACCCCCGAAAACGATTTCGCCCATTTGCCTCGGGTACTTTGCCGCTGGCCAACGGTATCGCAACCTGCATAATACTGCTTGTGTTGAGCGTTTTAGTAGGCTTGGCTCTTCCTGTTCAATTTTACTACATATTGAGCATTTATTACCTGACGACTCTCGCCTATTCGTTGTGGTTAAAGAAGGTCGTCATCCTTGATGTAATCGTTCTTGCAGGTCTTTTTACAATACGCATGCTGGCAGGATCGGCAGCAGTCAATATCTGGCCGTCTTCCTGGCTCCTGGCCCATTCGATGTTCCTCTTTATCAGTCTTGCACTGGTTAAGCGTTATTCAGAACTTACGACCATGCGACTTGAATATGGTTCATCCGCTACAGCACGTAGCTATGTGGTAAATGACTCTACAGTGCTTGCTATTATGGGGGTAGCCAGTGCATTTGTTTCCGCATTCGTCCTGGTGCTGTACATCATGAGTGGATCTGCTCAGCTCTCGTATGGGCGACATAATGTAATCTGGTTGGTCTGCCCTTTATTGCTCTATTGGCTCTGTTATATCTGGCTGGTCGCACATCGCGGCAAAATGCATGATGACCCGATGATCTTTGCTTTAAGAGATCGAACAAGCAGAATCATACTTCTTTTGATGGCAATAATTATGCTTTTTGCAACTTGA
- a CDS encoding enoyl-CoA hydratase/isomerase family protein, with amino-acid sequence MTAEEYTDISVKHENGVARITISRPDKLNAIRINTYREIIAALRAADASEDCRIIVLQGEGEHFTAGNDLSDLVGPNLHEVMNCVRDIFNTVAQLKKVLIAAVEGVAVGIGTTILLHCDIVVASSSSRFRVPFANLGVCPEGASSSLLPLVIGQKRAREVLLTGRFFSAEEALSWGLINQVTEPGGTEEAAEKYLDTLLKQPLSSLLATKELMRASRPDVQTVVDEELKIFGELLQADETSDRIKALLR; translated from the coding sequence ATGACAGCAGAAGAATATACGGATATCAGCGTCAAGCATGAAAACGGAGTTGCCAGAATTACCATCAGCAGGCCGGATAAGCTAAATGCCATCCGGATTAACACCTACAGGGAAATCATTGCAGCGCTCCGGGCGGCAGATGCATCAGAGGATTGCCGCATTATCGTTTTGCAGGGCGAAGGTGAGCATTTCACTGCAGGCAACGACCTGTCTGATCTGGTCGGCCCGAACCTGCATGAGGTGATGAATTGCGTCCGCGATATTTTCAACACAGTCGCACAACTGAAGAAAGTGCTCATCGCTGCTGTGGAAGGTGTCGCCGTCGGAATCGGCACAACGATTCTTCTTCATTGCGATATAGTCGTCGCTTCTTCAAGCTCCAGATTCAGGGTGCCTTTCGCCAACCTCGGAGTCTGCCCCGAAGGCGCCTCGAGTTCGCTGCTCCCCCTGGTAATAGGACAAAAACGAGCTCGCGAGGTGCTGCTTACCGGCAGGTTCTTCAGCGCTGAGGAGGCACTCTCCTGGGGGCTGATCAACCAGGTTACGGAGCCGGGTGGTACCGAAGAAGCTGCAGAAAAATACCTTGATACGCTGCTCAAGCAGCCGCTTAGTTCCCTTCTGGCCACCAAAGAACTCATGCGCGCATCCCGGCCGGACGTTCAGACCGTTGTTGACGAAGAACTCAAGATATTCGGGGAACTCTTGCAGGCAGATGAAACCAGTGACCGGATCAAGGCGCTATTGAGATAA